The DNA sequence GTATTAACAACGGTGAAGATTTGTATCAATATAGTCAAATGGAATTGATACAAATGTTTGGCAAGAGGGGTTCAAGTTTTTATAATAAAGCTCGAGGAATAGATAACTCTCCTGTAAAACCTACAAGAATTCGTAAGTCTATTGGTCGTGAAACAACATTTGAAACAGACCAAAATGACGATGACTTTATTTTGAATACAATTCGTAAATTAAGTGGTGAAGTATCAAGTAGGGCTGATAAGTATGAAGTAGCAGGTCGTACGATTACAGTGAAAATAAAAACACATGACTTTGAATCGCTTTCAAAACAAACGAGTGTTAACACACCGGTTTATGATGAAATAGAAATTTATAACATAGCTTATGAACTATATAATACCCTTAAAGATCAAGATACATCTATTAGATTAGTTGGTGTTTCAATAGGGAATTTAGTTTCAAAAACTTATCGTAATTTGACGATTTATGATTTCATATAGACATAATACTTGATATATAATTGTATACTTAGTATTCTAATAAAGGTCATAGACACGTTTATAATGAGGGATTAGAGGGTAATTAATAAAAACTTACAATTAAGAAAGTAGAGATTAATATGAAATTTAAATTTTCCATTATAGCGATAACTGTATTATTAATTATATTATTTATAAAGACTACAATTGATACGGGATCATTTGATGTCATTAAACTATTAGGTATTATCGCAATTGCAATTCTATTATTTTGGTTAGACAGAAAATTAGAACGCCCAGTTAATAGAGCAAGCTTAAGAAGAGATATTAAGAAAGAATTTAAAAATAAAGAATAAAACAGAGCAGGACATTTAAGTCCTTGCTCTGTTTTATTTTGTAGATAAAAATAACCGATTAAAAACTCGCTTGCCTAGGGTACAGTCTCAGCCTGTAGTCTTCGACTCGTACTATTCCCTCAGGCGTCTCGTTTTTAATCGGTTTTGTGTTCTAACGAGCATTATTCAGAATTCTGCTCCTTACAGCATTCTAACGAGCATTATTCGGAATTCTGCTCCTTACAGAGTTCTAACGAGCATTATTCAGAATTCTGCTCCTTACAGCATTCTAACGAGCATTATTCAGAATTCTGCTCCTTACAGCATTCTAACGAGCATTATTCGGAATTCTGCTCCTTACAGAGTTCTAAGGAGCATTATTCGGAATTCTGCTCCTTAGAATTGTTCATCATCATTTATAAACTCTTGCTCTGTTTTATTTTTTATACATATTTTTTGTCAGATAGACTTTTACCGTAAATACTTAATACAGTATCTAAGTCAGGGTAATGTTTTAAAAGTCTATAAGTTATAATGGCACAGGCTTTTGCATCATTTAAAGCATGATGATGTCCGTTAAAATCTATATTATAATATGACATCATGGGTGCCAGGCCATATTTATGATTATCGACTGTTTTTCTTGCTAGTACACAAGAACAAAAATAAGTCATATCTGGAATGTTTATGTTTAATTTTATAAGAGACTTAAACAATACATTCATATCGAATTTAGCATTATGCGCCACAACTGGTAAATCTCCAATAAAGTCCATCATATATGGAAATACAACATCAAAAGTAGGGGCGTCTTCTACATCTGATGGGTCAATTTTATGGATTTTAATATTAAATTTTGAAAAATAGTCTTTAGGATTTACTAAAGTATAGAAGTTCTCAGTTATTTGATGATCAACTACTTTGACCATTCCTACAGAACAAATACTTTCAGGACTCCCATTAGCTGTTTCGAAATCGAGCGCAACGAATGAAGACATTACATCACTTCCTTTGAACGTAATTATAATCATAGATCTTTAAATTGTAAATGAAGTAGATTTTTATTTAACGCAAAAAAGCTGAGACATTTAAGTCCCAGCTTTAAATATTATATTATTCTTCTTCGTCAAATTGACGAGATGCTAATTCTTTTTCATAAATGTATAATGCGTTATTGTCTTCTTGAATTCTTTCTAAATAATCAATGTGTGTTTCGAACATTGACTCTTCTTCAACTTGTTCATCTAAGAACCAATTTAAGAATGAAATTGTAGCGAAGTCATTTTCGTTTTTAGCAATTTCAGATAAATTATAGAAACGACGAGTAACGTCTTGTTCTTGAGCAAGTCCATCTTTAAATGTTTCTAATAATGAACTGAATTCAGTTTTAGGTGCATCTAGTGATGTGAACACTGCTTTTTCACCACGGTCATTTATATAGTTGTATATTTTCATTCCATGGAAACGTTCTTCTTTAGCTTGTTGAATATAGAAGTTTGCAAAACCGTCGTAACTCTTGTCTGCACAATATGCTGCCATAGCCATGTATGCATGTGCTGCGTAAAATTCGTGATTTAATTGATTGTTTAAAGCATCTAATATATTTTTAGATAACATATTAATCTTCCCTTCTATAAGTAAATTCATTTTACATTTATATTATACATTAATTATAATTTGATACCAACGATTTGAAATAGTGAAACTCTTTTTTAAACGCTTTTGAACGTGTTATAATAATGTGAAAGTATAAGGAGGTAACGTATGAAGAAGTTTGTTGCGAAAAATGTAGCGAAACTTGCAAGATACGCAAGTCGAAAAGTAGGGAAACAAGGTACGGATCTTCCGGGACAAGTTGCACGTAAGATAGATCCATTAATCTTAAGAAAACTAGCTAATGATGTAGATGAAATCGTTATGATTAGTGGTACGAATGGTAAAACAACAACATCTAATTTAATAGGATATACTTTAAAAAAGAACAATATAAATATTATACATAACACTGAAGGTGCCAATATGGCGGCGGGAATTACATCTAGTTTTATTGTACAATCAAATGAAAATACAAAGATTGCCATAATAGAAATAGATGAAGGTTCAATACCAAGAGTTTTAAATGAAATGACGCCTACAATGATGGTCGTAACAAACTTTTTTAGAGACCAAATGGATAGATTTGGTGAAATTGATATTATGGTCGATAACATTGCACAATCAATTAAAGATAAAGGCATTAAACTACTGTTAAATGCTGATGATCCTTTCGTAAGTCGTTTGAAAATAGCAAGCGACGATATTGTATATTACGGTATGAGAGCAGATGTTCATGAGTTCGAACAAAGTACGATGGTTGAAAGTAAATACTGTCCTAACTGTGGACGCTTATTGAACTATAGCCATATACATTATAATCAAATTGGTCATTATACGTGTGAATGTGGATTTAAACGTGAGAAACCACAATATGAAGTGACTTCATTTACGCAAGATCCATTTATTAAAGTAGGCTTAAATGATGAACAATTTAATATGAAGATAGCAGGAGATTACAACGTCTTTAATGTCATTGCGGCTTATACAGTCTTGAAAAAATTAGGATTAAACGATCAAAATATTAAAAAAGGTTTTGAAACTTATACTTCTGACAATGGTCGAATGCAGTACTATAAAAATAGTAAAAAAGAAACTTTAATTAATTTGGCTAAAAATCCAGCCGGTTTAAATGCGAGTTTATCTGTAGGTGAACAAATTGATGAAGAAAAAG is a window from the Mammaliicoccus sp. Marseille-Q6498 genome containing:
- a CDS encoding 3'-5' exonuclease; amino-acid sequence: MSSFVALDFETANGSPESICSVGMVKVVDHQITENFYTLVNPKDYFSKFNIKIHKIDPSDVEDAPTFDVVFPYMMDFIGDLPVVAHNAKFDMNVLFKSLIKLNINIPDMTYFCSCVLARKTVDNHKYGLAPMMSYYNIDFNGHHHALNDAKACAIITYRLLKHYPDLDTVLSIYGKSLSDKKYV
- a CDS encoding ferritin — its product is MLSKNILDALNNQLNHEFYAAHAYMAMAAYCADKSYDGFANFYIQQAKEERFHGMKIYNYINDRGEKAVFTSLDAPKTEFSSLLETFKDGLAQEQDVTRRFYNLSEIAKNENDFATISFLNWFLDEQVEEESMFETHIDYLERIQEDNNALYIYEKELASRQFDEEE
- a CDS encoding Mur ligase family protein, encoding MKKFVAKNVAKLARYASRKVGKQGTDLPGQVARKIDPLILRKLANDVDEIVMISGTNGKTTTSNLIGYTLKKNNINIIHNTEGANMAAGITSSFIVQSNENTKIAIIEIDEGSIPRVLNEMTPTMMVVTNFFRDQMDRFGEIDIMVDNIAQSIKDKGIKLLLNADDPFVSRLKIASDDIVYYGMRADVHEFEQSTMVESKYCPNCGRLLNYSHIHYNQIGHYTCECGFKREKPQYEVTSFTQDPFIKVGLNDEQFNMKIAGDYNVFNVIAAYTVLKKLGLNDQNIKKGFETYTSDNGRMQYYKNSKKETLINLAKNPAGLNASLSVGEQIDEEKVFLISLNDNGADGKDISWIYDADFEKLSRQNIKAIICTGQRAEELALRLKYAEVDSEIIVEHSIETATELSMTYPQFTVAIPNYTSLSPMHRTLNKAFKEEK